AAAAGCCATCTCCCTCCCCCGGCTGACCTTACGGTACCTGCGTCTAGACCATCGGCCTGTGAACAGACCACCTCCTGATCCCTTCGTCGCGCCTGTAAACGACTACATCCCACCTCTTGTCGCTTGCCCGTCTCTACGAGAAGCAACTTCCGACGACGCTTCCTGTGTTGCGCCGTTCAGCTCATCGTCGCCTCTTCTTCGGCCGATCGACAGCGCGATTACTCgtgaaggagaaaaaaaaaagaaaatttgCCCGAACTCTCGTGGAATTCGTCCCCCACCACGCCCTCGTCGCACTTCTCCGACGTCCCAACTTCCACTCTAGCCTCACGGAAAACGCGTGTTTCCAATCGAAAACCGACTCCTCATTCCTGTCGCCGGTCGACGTCTTTGTTACTTCCTCCTCCGATATCTCCCCGAGAAGCGGTTCCCAAGATTTCACGTCCACGACCTAGGTGCGACCATCCACGTCATTTGTTTGTTATCTACAAACGCGGAAAGGTATGTCGCATATTTGCCTACACAGGCTCGAGCGCTCGGGTGGACCCCTCGACACCAACACTTTCTCCTTGGCGACCAGCTGTCTCTGCGCGGCTGTCTGGTACTCGCCTTGCTGTTTACCAGTCGTCTCGGGAGGGGACTGATGGTGTGGGAGGGAGCCTGATTTGGTCTTGCCCCCCTACCAACTCTGAAAACTATTGCTGACCATGTCTCTCTCCTACAGTCACTGTCAGCTTGACCGCCTTCCTGCTGTGAGCCGTCACTTGTGAGCGCCCTCGCATATTCACTCCCCCAAACGCGCCACGTCTTCAGCTGGCACTCCACTCCACTTTGAAGATGAGCGGCATGCGATCACCAGCTCCCACGGAGGTAATGGACATTACCAACATGCTCAATAAGAAAGGTCAACTACAACAACTGAACCCCGGTCTTCTCgatcaccaacaccaaacGTTCGTTAAGCACGAACCCGGCATGGAACGATCCGCCTCGCCCCACGGTTCTGAACACTCGCAATACTCCAACCCTCACATCGCCCGAGCCTACCCTTCGCCCTCCGCCATGCAAGCGCCGATGCACATCCCAAACCCCATGCCAGCCGCGATGCAGCTCCCTGGCTTCCCTGACATGCCCAACATGGGCGGCATGCCCAACATGCACATGCAGCAGATGCCGCAACaacctccgcctcctcctcagcaacCCATCAAGGCCTACCCGTGCAGCACTTGTGGTAAGGGCTTCGCGCGACGCAGTGATCTCGCCCGTCACGGTAAGTAAACACGGCCTGGTAGTCATGCGACGAGAGCTAACAAGAGCAGAGCGTATCCACAGCGGTGTCCGTCCTCATGTTTGCGACTGGCCCAACTGCGGCAAGCAATTTATCCAAAGGTCTGCCCTGACAGTGCATCAGCGCGTGCACACTGGAGAGAAGCCTCACCACTGCGAGACTTGCGCAAAGGTTGGTACCATTACTATTGGAGTTTCTCGTCTCGATCGCTAACATGCACCCCAGCCCTTCAGTGACAGCAGCTCTCTGGCCCGACATCGCCGGACACACTCCGGAAAGCGCCCTTACAAGTGCCCTTACGCCGACTGCCAAAAGACCTTTACCCGCCGAACTACCCTTACCCGCCACCAGAACCACCACAGCGGAACTatcgaggaggctgccgcCGCTACAGCCGCTGCTCTCGCTgcctccaagtccaagggcaTGTCGCAGCCTCGATCTGAAAGCGACCTCATGTCCAACAATGGCTCTCCTCACACAACCCCTTCTCCTGGCCAGCGAACGATGTCCATGTCTCCCAGTGTCGATCTCTCCGGAACCAACAGCATTCCTCGTCACCCTGGCGACTTCCAGTACCTGCAGCAGAGCGGCTCTCTGCCCATGCACATGCGCGTGGGTAGTCCTACGTCGACCTCCTCCGGCGGCTACAACATGATGCGACCTACATCGCATCCGACCAGCTATGGTCCCCCCCCTACTCTGGAGCCCAACCTGGAACATAGCCAGGGCGCTCCCAGCAGCAATGGTGGTAGTCCTCACATGGCCAATGTTGGCTGGCAGTCGCCATCCCACGTCCCTTCTCCGTCGCAGAACAACGCCAGCTACGTGTATCCCGATCCTTCAGAGGCATACCCGACCAACCCTGCCATGAACCAGATGTACTACGGTGCGGCGGCGCATATGCGACGGCCGCAGAGCGCCGAGCCTGGACTGGTACACATGGCTTAGTTGAACATTTTGCCACACTCAGAGCTTGAGTGCTCGAACGGGCACCCCGAGTGACGGGGAGCAAGCTCATTCATCGATCGATACCCCTGTATTATTTGAAAGCTGTGCCTGATGTGGGCACACGGATGATAGCAGCGTTCACTTCTCCCGGACTGGATCCTTCACACCTCTCCAGAGTTCGCAACGAACTCGTATAAAGTTGACATGCTCTCGCGATCTCCTAATAccacccaccaccaccttctACGTCACCACCCAACGCGGGAGCTCACTCCTAGACGGAGCATGTTTGGAATGTCACTTTCGTCATCAGTTCAGCAATTTTTGTGTTTCTAATCTCGTTCATCGTTATTGATTCCCCCTCTTTCCATCAGAAATGGATGCtttttatttcctttgtTCAAGTAGCACATAGACTGGCGGCCGGCAACCTTACGATGATGGACAGGGCATTGTCTGCATGACGCACAAAGTAAAGGGAGGGGAGTTACACCGGAACATTTGCTGTTAGGTATCAACCAGCAACAAAAAGACAGCAGGCATCACGGGAAGCACAAGACGCTGGCCTGTTTGTGTATTTATTATGtagacttggacttggggaTTGGGAGCAAACACCATAGACTTGCGAATTATCGACTGTTTTTTGACGCACATACCTACTTTTAATTCTCTGTCTTGGTGAAGTTTTAGTATCCGACGCTACTGTAGTGTGGCGTCAACGAAGCAACGCTCTTTGATCATTCCTCGGCTATTCTAGTCGTCCTGATAGCCTCAATCAAGGGTGCAATTTCTTGAGTCTTTGACTTTGTAGCTAATCTTGGAGGCGGTGATCTAGGTCTTCGTCTTGGGCGTCTCGTGCAACGAATCAGGTGTTATACGCTATATCCCGCCATGAGCTGTTTCTTCTGCAGGCCCCCGGACCCGAGAATTATCGGGAAAAAAGGAGCGAATTGAAACATGATCTCACCTTTGATCTCTGTGCCTCTGGGCTGCATCTGAAGATCCTGGGAGTGTGTGTGCCACTGCGGCTATCCTGGGTATAATATCGgcatctttaatttattgtCCGAAGCAATCCTGAAGCTGGGGAAGATTACCCAAGGTATAGagtaacttttattaaattaatccCAAAGCTTGGTAATATCTCTTCTGACCATGTGTTTGTTTAATACTAAAACTCAGATAAGCGATCAATAAACGTGCCAAAATGTTTCACTCCTGGACCCGACAATGCGTGCTTGTGCCCCCAGGCGGAGCCTCAATTGCCGCTCATCGACCACAATGACGTCTTTGGGTCGACCACGAGCCGCCAAAAAGCACGCGACTCTCGCAAGCCCCCAAGCCCCAACGACCGGTCTAGATTCCCAAGGTCACGAAAAGCCCGCGCTGGCGGACCATGTTGAGGAATTCCCTTCCAGATCAAGCCACTAAGGACGAGCCTTTGTCTTTTGCCCCTGGCCCTTCCTCGCTTCCACCCCCAGGGAGCCGGGGTCTGAGTAGTCTCGATTTTCTGATTAATCATCGCAGACATAATCAATATTGTTCAACTGCACCTCGAGGCGGGGACGTCGTATGACATGGGACATGCTGCAgcttttttccttctctgtGATTATAAACGAGGACCGAAGAGGATGGGGGTAGCGTTTCATGAAGGGCTGGAGTGCCACGTCTCTGAAGGGGGATGGTCCAGCTTTGTTTGGTTGAGTCCGGGGGAACCCCCCCCCCCGGTCCTGGGGGAGAAAAGAGATATCAAGTTGAGGGGAGCCCGGTTTccggggaggggagggaaaaggtttttatatatgtCATGAGGAGGGGAAGGGCTCAGAGTTTCTATCTTGGATCTACGGTGGCTTGACAAAGACTGACTTGAACAACAACCACTACAACAACAACTCGTCAGTTTCTCTTTCGACACTCGGATAATAGTGTATCTTGCAAAAAGAACTCTCGGAAAGTTCCTTGAGAAAGGAATCGTTAGTCAACAGCAACTCTCGCTCTTGTTCGACGCCATGCTGGTGGATATTGTCATCCACGGGGACCTCCTCTGCCCATGGTGCTTCctccagaagaagagccTGGAGGCAGCAATGGAACGATATCAAGCCCTCCATCCCGAGATCGAGTTCGACGTCTCCTGGAAGCCTTTTCTGCTATATCCAACATTACGAAGAGGTATGTTACCTGTGCAGAATAACACTCTATCCCCTCTCCCCCAGCTTACACAAGTGGCTAACATCATATCCAACAGGCGACAAACGCACTCTATACGAAAAGATCATGTCCCCAGAGAAGCTCCGCATCTTCACTTCCCGTCTGCAAAAGGCCGGCGCCCGCCACGGCGTCTCCTTCTCCGTTACAGGCGTCACAGGCCCGTCCCAGCCCGCCCACAGGCTCCTAGCCCTAGCCCTCTCGACCCGGGGCGCCGCCGCCCAGGCGGCACTCCTCGATGCCCTTTTCCGGGGACACTTTGAGGCTGGCGCCGACATTGCCGACGAGGAGTGGCTTGTCAGGGTGGCGAGAAGCGCAGCcggtcttgatgatgttgctGTGAGGGCTGTCCTGAGGAGCGAAGAAGCTGGGAGGATgcttgaggatgaggttAGGAGTGCGGCTGTTGGGGGTGTCGAGGCTGTGCCGTGCGTCACGGTGCAAGGGAGGTTTAGAGTAGGAGGGTATCAAGAGTCGGATGTGTTTGAAGGCTTGTTTGACAAGATACGGCGGGAGGGTAGATGAGGGTAACGGTGATGCATGAAGTGGATATTTAGCATTGGACAATACTACGGAGTAAGGAAGGGTATATAGCCAGCCTCAATAAACTCTCATCAAgatctctttataatttaagccAAAGCTCTTAAACAGTGTCCTCTAATTACTTATCCAATCCTTGTGCTAGGATCGACTAAGCATTCATTGTTTGGGGCTATTAGATAGCTAAGTAAGTATGAATAGATTGTAGGTTAAATGTCTTCCCATGACGAATAGTGTATGTATGCGACATAGACCTCGCACGCACACGATACGAAAGCGTAGGAGTTATTGGATTAAAACCGTTAGTTATCGCTGATCAAAACCTATACTGGCGCTCTGCCTTGGTTCTCTTTGTCTAGGTGTCCTTCACTGTCCCCCCCCAAGCTTAATTTGCCATTGATGCCTTTCCTTTGTCTTTTAGTTGACCAAAATAAAAAACCCGTCTACACCAAACGCCCGAAGTTGAAATACCCCCTTTCCCTTCATTCTTGGAAAACAACCGCCATAGTCCGTCCAACGCCGCGTGAATGAATGAGCCATCAACACAGTCCACACATCGTCTCTCCTGTATCGGTTCTACCTCCTCATGCCACTGTAATCTTGCATGAGATGCGCCATGTGCACGTTGGTCGCCTTGCCGATGCGCTTGCCCGCGCGGcgcttctgctgcttgggCTTTGCCGCCTGTCCCTGCGCCGCCTTGTGCGGGTCCTCGCTCGTGGGCTTCTGTCCGACGCTGACGAGCTTGCGGTGCATGTCGTCGATGCTGGGCAGGGGCACACGGTGCCACATGGCCTGGAATTCGGGCTGGACTGAATGGTGCAGCGAAGCGTCATTGGGCCACACGTAGCGCGGGAGGTTGTCCTTTTTCGTGCGCACCACCAGAATCCGGTGTTCCTGCTCTAGCTTTGCGAGTGTATCCTCGCAGTCGGGCCAGCCGtccttgaggtccttgacAGACACGCCTGATGCGTCCGTCTTGGCCTGGAGGTGGCCAAGTAGCGAGGTTGCGTCCTTGACGTTGGGAATGATGGGTCGGTGCGCATAGGTGCCAGTCTTCCAAGTCTGCTCGCTGAGGCTGGCATCGGGCTTCCAGTCAACACGGGGGTGGCCGCGCAGGCCCTCGGCCAGCTCGCGCTTGTGCTCCTCATCGTAGCCGCGGAGACTGAGATGATCAATAATCTCGGTGATGGTCTTTGTgtcgcccttcttcttcaggtACTCGACGGCAAACGTCATCTGCGTCTTGACCTCTGCGCCGTAGCCCGTGAGCTGAGGCTGCGAGTAGGGCACCTCGGGCGCGGCATCTCGTTTTCGCTTGGAGCTGGGAGTGTTTGGGTCGGAGGCGGCCgacggagaaggagacaGAGGAGTCAGCGATGGCGGCGCGAGGGACGAGGCTTTGTTGCTGGACGGGTTGGAGATCTTTGCTGCGGCAGCCGAGAGGGTCCCCTTGAAGGCGTTAGCCTGCCTGTCGAGGTACGACGACATGGTGAGCGTTTAAAAAGGCAAAGGAACGGGACTGTGCAGCTCGAAGGTTTCTGGCGGATTTGTCGCTTTCGGAGGATCGCGTTAAGGAGAGGACGAGCGGAGGCGGGAGACAAAAGAGAAATAGGCAGAAATGGAGGTTGAAGTTTGGGATTGACGTTGATCCGTGAGCAGACGAGGCTGATGGGTTCTGCGACTGTGGCGTTGTAGGGCGCAGGGATGTCTTTTGTTAGTGGCGACGGGCCAGACAGAGAGAGTCCAACAGATAGTGAAGGAGGGAAAAGTGCCACGTTTGTTTTGATCGTGGTGAAGAGTGGACGAGGTTGTTTATACCTACTCTGACAAGATAGACAATACGTTCAAGTCTGAATTCATGTCACTGGCTGCCTGTTCTCTGCATCTCAGAGTCATTGTCTGTCGTCCGCACAGCCACACGGCGGCTCTTCTCAGTGTAACAATCAAGGCTGGAACTTATCGCATGGATGCATGACCAATCGTTTCGTCGATTAAAACAGTGATAGATATTTACTTTACGGGCCCCAGATTGCTTTGTTTTGCTTCTGTCTTCCATTGTGAAAAGATTCTCCCATGCAACACCGTGCTCCGTAGTCTGATGTTATCGCGCCGACGAGTTGAGTCTCGCGCCTCTCAGACTGGGTCTGCGATCCCTTATCCTTGGTCGCACGGCCCcaacaaaaaaaaagtacGGGGGGGGGGGACACTTTTTTTGCCCAGCCGCCCGCTGTCCTCGCCCATGTCCAACCAAGCCGGGGTAGATGAGAGATTGTTTGCGCGCCGTCTATCGCCCAATTCCCTTGccctcatcaaggccaaacTCCCAATGCGTCGTCGGCCAGTGGACGCCGAGGTCGGCATCCAGGTCGTGGCAAAACAAAAAAGCTTCTTTTGTGTGATGCGATTGAGTGCTGCGCTCATGCGGAGGCCTGGGCAGCCTGAGCCTCGGCCTGGTTCTGGAGGTACTGGTATCCCAGGTAGGCGAAGAAGCCACCGGCGACGACCACAGCGTacaggccgaggccgaggctggtCGAATCCTTGCCGGTGCTCTGGTTCGAGTTGACGATAGTGCGCTTGGGGCCCTCCTCGCCAGGCTGTAGAATTGCACGTGTCAGTGGGTGTGTTGCGGTGCGGTGCATACAAGGGTTGCTGGACGTCACTCACCATGCGCTTCAGCTCACCGACGTAGAGCTTGTCGAGGGCTTCCCGGGCTTCGTCACTGTGGCCGACATCCTCGAAAGCCTCGGTGCCGTCCTGGCCAGCGACGTCGAGCATGACCTCCTCACCACCACTGCAGGATTGCGAATGTTAGCATACAGGCGGTGTCGCGCGGGGTGTTTGTCTCAATCAAACGTACGGGTGCTCGTCGAGGAACTTGGTGCAGTCGTAGACCTTGTCGTGGACTACGAGGTACATGTcgttcttggtgttgtgctCAGCAACATCCTGCATGGTGAACTCCTGAACCTGGGCCATTTTTGCGGTGTTGGGGTTGACTTGACGGTTGTCGCGAAAGGGGATTGATCGGTCTGTCGAGGAGAGGCAGGTGAGGTTGTCGTCGGGACGAGGTGGAAGAGAGATGAGCAGAGAGGAATGAcgagagaaggaagaaaaggaagagggaagcagaagcagataGAAGTGGCAGAAGAAACACAagtcatggatggatgggcagGTCCCCTGCTAAAGACGGATGAGCCAGGGTTAGAATGGATGTACCTACCTACTTACCGATACCTTGCTCTGCGCTACGAATACGCTATGCGGACGGGTCACAGGGCGTTGAGTGGTCCCCGTTCCGATGGACCTCTACAACAAAAGCCGATGCGAATTGATGGGGGGGCAATGACAGCGACATTTCTCCCTCTAGTACCCGGTCCCTGCGAGAACAGGTACTTTTTGCCTACGGCTCTTCTCAGAGTCTACTTCTACAGAGGGTCCCGGTGGGCATTGGCACCGCGTACAAAAGGTTACGCTCTTCTCAGCGATGCAATGGATGGTAATGGCTCATAGTGGCCACGTCTTTCACCACGAGCCGCCAGCAGACGCAGACGCACATTAGATGGAGCTCCATCTCCTCTCGCCTGGTACGACCCGGCCAGCTCAAGTTCCGACCCCATCCACTTTGGCCAGTTCAAGGGACCGTCTCCATCACCTGGAGCCATCTCCAGCCAATTGCGCGAGTCAAAATTACCGTCCTCGATCCATGATTCGTCCGCGGAACTTTTCGTCTTCCATTTCCCTTTCCAAACTCTCCAGGGGTTGAccacttttttttcttcttcttctttctttgctTGGGTAGGGACCTCCTTAGTTAGCTAGCTCTCGGACAGCAGAAGGGAGCAAGAGCCGCTGCGGTTCCCGACTGAGCAATGTGCTACCGGCGGCCGTCCCAAGTACGAATACGGTGAGATCCCGTCGGCACACACCGTCATTTCAACGGCGGGATTCCATCTCATGCCTACCGGCCGGGCATGATGGTTCCGAGCACCATGCCATTGGCATCTTTTCATTCCGAAGCTGTGCCCTGTTCCTGCTGGCTTATATCCGCATCTTTCCGTCCATCCGTTGTCGACAGGTGTCATCATCTCACCATCTGCTAACATCACGACTCTCGAGAATGGCTTCAACTCCCGCCCACGTCTCCCCTCCCCCGCATCTGACAGGACAAGCCCAAGATAAGGCAAGATAAAGTGCCTCGTTGCGCACACTAAAACCCGGACTTGTTCTCCGTGCTCGCCGCGGGGTTCCTCGGATCACGGCGGCCCAGGGAGGAAATTGCCGTTTAGAGACAAGGCAGCCGAACTCTATAGATACCGTTCAACTCTCTCTCCCAGAGTCTCCCACTAGAGAAACAATACCCGGACACCTTGCCGACCGTCTCTTACTTGTCCGATTCCGAGGGAAcccctcctctcccatcCATTACCaaacatccatcccatcagcTGTGCTGTACCCCGCCTTCCGACGGGAAGCGCTAGGGCCGTTCACGCATCTTGTGATTGTGCATTGCCGTGGCTTGTCAAAGGTGAAGGAGGGACGTGTTTCCGTGTGGGCAGATACCGATTCCCGATTCCCGAGGAATAGATGCTATCTCGATGCTCGCTCTCAAATCTTTGCCTCTTGCGGCCCACTCGATGCATGATGAAGCCTCCCTCGCTCGAGTTCCTTGCCTTTTATAGTAGTGAAATGGAGACTACCCCATTCTTGCTCCTATCATGATCGGTTATGTATGGCCGGGGAAACGTCACCTGTTTTGAGTCAGGCCGATACATTTGACGATGAATCAAGGTTGGTGATCGCAACTTATGCATGAGGCTTGCCAGGCTGTCATCCAGCTTCTGCTCGTCTAACAACCATCGCAAAAACCAGACTAAACTGGGAAGCGTTACTCATCCCAGCAAACCCAGGCAACCCCGGATTGATTATCGAGATAATCAGGTCTCTTGCCAGGTAACTTGAGTGGACCAACGCTCGAGTACCGGTAAGCCGCTTCCCGAGACACGGCCTCCGGTCTCCGTGCCCACCTGAATGCATCATCCTCATGGCTTACCCCCAGGGCCAGGGGCGTGAACGCAGACATCCATCTGATCAAGACGAACTAAACCAGTGTGACAATTGCTCGAAGCTTGTCCTCTACGCTCTTTGAGTTGCTACATCTTCAAATCTATCCCTCAGATCCGACACCCAAGCCAGACACAGGAAAACCAGTCAGTCTATCGTCGCGAGCTTCCACCACCAATGTCCTGGCCCAGCCGGTAGCTCGTCACACGATCCCACTCAATCTTCTGCCTCGTCACCGGCAGCTGTCGCCGGAGGCCCTTGAAGGCGCCCTCGCTGAGGCTCACGAAGCCCTTGTTCAGCTCCTCCTGGTACTTGCGCTCCGTCGACGagatctccttgacgacgCCGGCGCCGCTGCCCGAAGGGATCGAGCCTGAGACGGGCTTGTTGGTCAGGAGCCGCACGTTTCCGTCCTCGTAGTAGTGCACGTCGACCTTGATGGAGCCCTCGAGGGTTCCGGACGAGGGGTCGAAGATGTAGAGCGATCTCCAGCGTCCGTTCCTGTGGCGGGTCAGCTCGGATCAGGGCCAAGGCGGTTTGGCGAGATTACCAGAAGTTGTTGGGGCTGTATTTGTttccgacgatgatgactgcAATCTGCGAATCCGACTGGATGGGGTAGACTCCGTATGCGGCATTGGGGAAGTGCTCGCTGACGTAGGCGCTGAGGCTCTTGAGCGTGGATTTCCTGGCATCTGTGAGCTTTTGGTCGCATGTCGATAGATTAACACTTACACAAGATCCGTTTGAGGGCCCTCAAGGACATGGCTTTGCACGGCGCTGGCTTTCTATCCTCGTGTCAATACCCCAGGTCGCTCATATAGCCTCCTGAGCTTACCTGCGTCGCGTGGTTGAAGGcgaagctggaggagctctCAACATCGTAGTATCGTCCGTCTCCGAGGGAGTTGTGGGAGCTGATAATGACCTATCCCAATACTCAGCATACAAAGTCCGCCGGAATGCCGGATCAGGGGCCACCCACTGGCTGGCTGCTGCCGGGCAGCTTCACCGTAACAAACTGCTCCTCGTTGTACTTTTCGAAGGCGGGCGCGAGGTCGGAGATGATGTCGGGGGACGAGATggcgagggccttgatgtcTGCCAGCTTGGAGTCAATTCACTCGTCGTTGATCAATCGTGACTGCGGTGCAAAGTACCTGCGACGACATCGGCAAGCTATCCTCATTTGTTAG
The window above is part of the Fusarium falciforme chromosome 3, complete sequence genome. Proteins encoded here:
- a CDS encoding Transcription initiation factor IIE subunit beta → MSSYLDRQANAFKGTLSAAAAKISNPSSNKASSLAPPSLTPLSPSPSAASDPNTPSSKRKRDAAPEVPYSQPQLTGYGAEVKTQMTFAVEYLKKKGDTKTITEIIDHLSLRGYDEEHKRELAEGLRGHPRVDWKPDASLSEQTWKTGTYAHRPIIPNVKDATSLLGHLQAKTDASGVSVKDLKDGWPDCEDTLAKLEQEHRILVVRTKKDNLPRYVWPNDASLHHSVQPEFQAMWHRVPLPSIDDMHRKLVSVGQKPTSEDPHKAAQGQAAKPKQQKRRAGKRIGKATNVHMAHLMQDYSGMRR
- a CDS encoding DSBA domain-containing protein: MLVDIVIHGDLLCPWCFLQKKSLEAAMERYQALHPEIEFDVSWKPFLLYPTLRRGDKRTLYEKIMSPEKLRIFTSRLQKAGARHGVSFSVTGVTGPSQPAHRLLALALSTRGAAAQAALLDALFRGHFEAGADIADEEWLVRVARSAAGLDDVAVRAVLRSEEAGRMLEDEVRSAAVGGVEAVPCVTVQGRFRVGGYQESDVFEGLFDKIRREGR
- a CDS encoding F-actin-capping protein subunit alpha — encoded protein: MSEIETVSSFVEGAPPGELADIKALAISSPDIISDLAPAFEKYNEEQFVTVKLPGSSQPVIISSHNSLGDGRYYDVESSSSFAFNHATQKASAVQSHVLEGPQTDLVKSTLKSLSAYVSEHFPNAAYGVYPIQSDSQIAVIIVGNKYSPNNFWNGRWRSLYIFDPSSGTLEGSIKVDVHYYEDGNVRLLTNKPVSGSIPSGSGAGVVKEISSTERKYQEELNKGFVSLSEGAFKGLRRQLPVTRQKIEWDRVTSYRLGQDIGGGSSRR
- a CDS encoding Cytochrome b5 heme-binding domain-containing protein, which gives rise to MAQVQEFTMQDVAEHNTKNDMYLVVHDKVYDCTKFLDEHPGGEEVMLDVAGQDGTEAFEDVGHSDEAREALDKLYVGELKRMPGEEGPKRTIVNSNQSTGKDSTSLGLGLYAVVVAGGFFAYLGYQYLQNQAEAQAAQASA